Proteins from a single region of Candidatus Woesearchaeota archaeon:
- a CDS encoding DUF1653 domain-containing protein: MSNLPLFNPSLSHPIKSGIYQHYKGRYYQVLGTALHSETREILVLYKPLYAYPEQREFQYFVRPLEMFEEEVEINGIKRPRFQYIRPTPDPQKTILIDDNVYGLQEIDDPVVIEIINTPQMQRLKGVNQYGTYDLLNPKWFSSRFDHCVGVYLLLRHLGTPRAEQIAGLLHDIAHTAFSHVIDYAFDDQVGQTVHETFHKKVIFSSEIPQILKKYGFDVNYIIDEHNFPLLEQPSPDLCGDRVDYTLRDSLCKELCSREDVSKIFSYIKKSHNQIVLTNKEAALLMAEKSIDLCENFYSSYIQAGSFQFMGNLIKEALQKGVINQEDIFLTDREVIVKLKQDHFFGEQLEKMNLNRILPATSQDYTYYAFNKVRFVNPMVLIEEKLFRTTDLFPQLQDKINGLKEKCKNGYYVKII, from the coding sequence ATGTCTAATCTCCCTCTGTTCAATCCTTCTCTTTCCCATCCGATCAAATCAGGGATCTACCAACATTACAAAGGTCGCTATTACCAAGTACTTGGCACCGCACTCCATTCTGAAACAAGAGAGATCCTCGTTCTCTACAAACCACTCTATGCCTATCCAGAACAGCGTGAATTTCAATACTTTGTACGTCCTTTAGAAATGTTTGAGGAAGAAGTTGAAATTAATGGTATCAAACGTCCGCGTTTTCAATATATCCGTCCAACTCCTGACCCTCAAAAAACTATTCTCATTGATGACAACGTCTACGGCTTGCAAGAAATCGACGATCCTGTCGTAATAGAGATTATCAACACGCCACAGATGCAGCGACTCAAAGGGGTAAACCAGTATGGAACATACGATTTACTTAACCCAAAGTGGTTTTCTTCTCGTTTTGATCATTGTGTAGGTGTGTATCTTCTTTTGCGTCATCTTGGTACCCCTCGTGCCGAGCAAATTGCCGGACTTTTGCATGATATTGCTCACACTGCATTCTCTCACGTTATTGATTATGCGTTTGATGATCAAGTTGGACAAACCGTTCACGAAACATTTCACAAGAAAGTAATTTTCTCTTCAGAGATCCCTCAAATTCTAAAGAAGTATGGTTTTGATGTTAATTACATTATCGATGAACATAATTTTCCCCTTCTTGAACAACCCTCACCAGATCTGTGCGGAGATCGAGTAGACTATACCCTCCGTGATTCATTATGCAAAGAGTTATGTTCCAGAGAAGATGTGAGCAAGATTTTTTCATACATTAAAAAAAGTCATAATCAAATTGTTCTTACTAACAAAGAAGCTGCATTGCTCATGGCAGAAAAATCTATTGATCTTTGCGAGAATTTTTACAGTTCCTATATTCAAGCAGGTTCTTTTCAATTTATGGGGAACCTTATCAAAGAGGCATTACAAAAAGGAGTTATCAACCAAGAAGATATCTTCTTAACGGATAGAGAAGTTATTGTAAAATTAAAACAAGATCATTTTTTTGGTGAACAACTTGAAAAAATGAATCTAAATCGTATTCTTCCTGCAACTTCTCAAGATTATACTTACTATGCTTTCAATAAAGTTCGTTTTGTGAATCCAATGGTTTTAATTGAAGAAAAGTTATTTAGAACTACAGACTTATTTCCTCAACTGCAAGATAAGATTAATGGGCTTAAAGAGAAATGTAAAAATGGCTATTATGTGAAAATTATTTAG